A DNA window from Gopherus evgoodei ecotype Sinaloan lineage chromosome 22, rGopEvg1_v1.p, whole genome shotgun sequence contains the following coding sequences:
- the MOB3A gene encoding MOB kinase activator 3A, producing MSNPLKQVFNKDKTFRPKRKFEPGTQRFELHKRAQASLNAGLDLKLAVQLPSGEEQNDWVAVHVVDFFNRINLIYGTISDYCTEQSCPIMSGGPKYEYRWQDEHKYRKPTALSAPKYLNLLMDWIEVQINNEDIFPTNVGTPFPKNFLQVVKKILSRLFRVFVHVYIHHFDRITHMGSEAHVNTCYKHFYYFVKEFNLIDTKELEPLKEMTSRMCH from the exons atgtccaaCCCTTTAAAGCAAgtgttcaataaggacaaaaccTTTCGGCCCAAACGCAAGTTTGAGCCTGGGACTCAGCGGTTTGAGCTACACAAGAGAGCTCAAGCCTCTCTCAATGCAGGGCTGGACTTGAAGCTGGCCGTCCAGCTGCCGTCTGGTGAGGAACAGAATGACTGGGTGGCGGTGCATGTGGTGGACTTCTTCAATCGCATCAATCTGATCTACGGCACCATCAGTGACTACTGCACGGAACAGTCCTGTCCGATCATGTCTGGGGGACCCAAGTACGAGTACAGGTGGCAGGATGAGCACAAGTACCGGAAACCCACTGCCCTGTCTGCTCCCAAGTACCTGAACCTCTTGATGGACTGGATTGAGGTGCAGATCAACAATGAGGACATTTTCCCCACCAATGTTG GTACTCCGTTCCCCAAGAACTTCCTTCAGGTAGTGAAGAAGATTCTGTCTAGGCTCTTCCGGGTTTTTGTTCACGTCTACATCCACCATTTTGACAGGATCACCCATATGGGGTCAGAGGCCCACGTGAACACCTGCTACAAGCACTTCTACTATTTTGTGAAAGAGTTCAATCTAATAGACACCAAGGAGCTGGAACCTCTG AAGGAAATGACCTCCCGGATGTGCCACTGA